A single Cucumis melo cultivar AY chromosome 4, USDA_Cmelo_AY_1.0, whole genome shotgun sequence DNA region contains:
- the LOC103503829 gene encoding uncharacterized protein LOC103503829: MPPRTGCRPFECVRRAWHSERHQPIRGSLIQEIFRVVSEVHCCATKKNKEWQEKLPIVVLKAEEILYSKADSEAEYMDVTTLWTRINEAINTIIRLDKDAETGEFLHPCIEAALYLGCTPRRSSKSNRGSNLRGYLNSCTPQILDTSPNFTNTTRPTVLSSQHLSHCPNLSKQTRYVPKSRMENQKHVGVPSINPTSTVYKNICASIGNQQFLTETVAGWDMFSLCPLYQGRNQHVRDIEIQPNTVNNNPSFFGPSPFKYFHSNDVIPARNNRVDLVNSTILHKQQKTTCDLSLRLGSLFVPHSSIDNNQSNTINNIVASQKQITSSSDRSFQLDKTFPFFPLHGTYDALDFH, from the exons ATGCCTCCAAGAACAGGGTGTAGGCCATTTGAGTGTGTGAGAAGAGCTTGGCATAGTGAAAGGCATCAACCCATTAGAGGATCTCTCATTCAAGAGATTTTCAG GGTTGTTAGTGAAGTTCATTGTTGTGCTACTAAGAAGAATAAGGAGTGGCAAGAGAAGCTCCCCATTGTTGTTCTTAAAGCTGAGGAGATTTTGTATTCTAAAGCTGATTCTGAG GCTGAATACATGGATGTTACTACACTATGGACCCGTATAAATGAAGCGATTAACACGATTATTCGGCTTGATAAGGATGCTGAAACTGGGGAATTTCTTCATCCTTGTATTGAAG CTGCTCTCTATTTGGGTTGCACACCGAGAAGATCGTCGAAGAGTAACCGAGGTAGTAATCTGAGGGGCTACCTTAATTCCTGTACTCCACAGATCTTAGATACATCACCCAACTTCACCAACACCACTAGACCAACTGTTTTGAGTTCACAACATTTATCACATTGTCCAAATTTGTCAAAGCAGACAAGATATGTACCGAAATCTCGAATGGAAAACCAAAAACATGTTGGTGTTCCTAGCATAAACCCGACTTCAACTGTATATAAGAATATTTGTGCATCAATTGGTAACCAACAGTTCCTAACAGAGACCGTTGCTGGATGGGACATGTTTTCTTTGTGTCCATTGTATCAAGGAAGAAATCAACACGTTCGTGATATCGAAATCCAACCTAATACTGTCAACAACAATCCGAGTTTCTTTGGTCCATCTCCATTCAAGTACTTCCATTCCAATGATGTGATTCCTGCAAGAAACAACAGGGTTGATTTGGTAAATAGTACTATTCTTCACAAGCAACAAAAGACAACTTGTGATCTATCGCTGCGGTTGGGCTCTCTCTTTGTTCCACATTCGAGCATCGACAACAATCAATCCAACACGATTAACAACATCGTTGCATCTCAAAAGCAGATCACGAGTTCGTCTGATCGCTCATTCCAACTAGACAAAACGTTCCCCTTCTTCCCTCTCCATGGTACATATGATGCATTAGATTTCCATTAG